The region GAGCCTTGCTCTGGCCTACTCCAGACCCTGCTCTAAGTTTGGCCAGGAGGATGGAGTATGACACAAACAATACAACAAAGCACAACAAGGTCACCAGGCCACTGTTGGACACCATGAGCAATTCCACCACAAAGGTATTGGTGCATGCCAGTTTGACCACCTGGGGCACATCACAGTAGAAATTATCTAGTTTATTGGGACCACAGAAGGGCAGCCTCATGATGATGCTCACTTGCACAATGGAGTGGATGAAGCCCCCAATCCAGGAGGCTGACAACAGCCCACCACACACAGCCCTGCTCATGATGACTACATAGCGCAATGGGTGGAAGATGGCGACATAGCGGTCATAGGCCATGATGGTGAGAAGGAAGATCTTGATGCCCCCAATCAAGTGGAAGAAGAAGATCTGAGAAAGGCACCCACCATAAGTGATGGTGTTGACCCTGGCCAGGAAACCAATCAGCATCTTTGGAGCTGTGATGGTAGAGTAGCAGAAATCCAGAAAGGAGAGATTCCCCAATAGAAAGTACATAGGAGTATGGAGGACAGGCTCACGTGTCACCAGGGCCACTATGAAAAGGTTGCCAAGTACAGTTGCACTATACACAGCCAAGAACACAGCAAACAAGAGCAACTTCACCTCTGGCTCCTTGGCCAGTCCCAGGAAAATGAATTCCGCCACCGTAGTGTGGTTCTCTCTGTCCATTGTTTGCTTAGGCCTCACTGATGGATGCTGGAAGAAGATTTACCCATGGAATGGGAGCAGACACTGGAAAGaaaacacattttctttttctacatCTCCAAATGATCCTGTGGgaattaaaacaaacacacacaacacacacaaaccccctCTAGCCACAACACTGAAATCAGCCTCCCTACTGCCTTATTTAGCAATTTAACTGTTATATAGAAGTAAGCATGCacactgctcccccctccccccaatttagtTATATAAAACTGACATTCACAGTAACTGTTCTCGATGATCTGTCTCCCCAAATCACCTGGAGTTCAAGAAAATGACATCCAGAAACCTAACCTATCAGCTGCCTCAAGCGTAATGTCACAGAGAAATTCAGAAATAACTATAATAGGCAGAGGCATTAGTGACACAAAGTAGGTCAGTCATTCAACTGACTTCAAGATGAGGTCCTAAATAGTTAACTCTGTTTTGttaaaatggagaaaaacaagTAAAATAGGAACCAAAATGGACTTAGGAAATCATAATTTCCAATTGAATTCCAATCTATTGCCATTTaatcaattcattcattcacaggcaGGGAGTTAATTGACTACCTGCAATTGACTGAtgatgcagtcctatgcatgtctactcagatgtaagtgccATTGcgctcagtgggtcttactctctggaaagtgtagataggattgcagcccaaaaagTATTTTAACAGTTGACTGGACAGTTAGATTAGATGGATAGCTTAAATGGAAATTCAGAGGTCTCtctgcttctggtcacatctgtcTGTCAAGCTTTTGAAATCAcaggcaacattaaaaaaaaataatcactgcTATTTTTCTTTGGCTGATCACTTCACCTTGCTGTGTTTATTTTTCGATGATCAGTGTCCATTTAAGTATACCCATTACCTTACAGATTAACTTCAGTCATGTGTGATCTTCTGCCCTTGATGATGTCCATCAATGTCTTAATTTAAATTTGCAAAGCAAAGTGCACATCCATGCTCTCTTAACATTAATTCTTCTGCAGTAGGGCTTAAGGAGTACACAGTCTTACTTACGAAAATAAGAACTTGAAAAATACCTTGCTAGATTAGATGCAAGTTCCCCTAGTCAAATTTTCTTTGCAAGATTTCAGCCTCCAGCATGTTTCATCAAAAGATCTTCCTCTTGCATTACAGCCATTTGCCTTCATAGAAGTAGTGGTGGACTTCTGTCTAACTTCCACCATCCCAAACAAAAGCATAGAACAGTATAGTCATACCTCCCAAGGTTGCATCCAGTCTTGGCACACAGAgactgcactgctgccagggcttGTCAGCAGGATGATATATCAGATCTGAGGCTggaagaggagggggcaaaaAACAGTGAATGAATCAATGGTTCTTGAGAAGCTGGTGATATGATGCTCTTAGGCTGTGCTGCAAAGGGAgttattaaaagccatttctgcccaatgcatatatgcaacagggatcaaatgtgtacgcctgtgggctgggcataaaTGGGTTAAAATGTGATGACTCACTGCTCATCTGTAGTGGAAAGTGGACTAAACCTCCAGAGCACAGGGAGTGAGTGTTGACATTCCAACATTGCTTGTGGAGAGGATACATAAATTAGGATATGGGGAAGTTGATGTGTCTACGATGAATATATAAATCAATTTCATAGCTGTTAAACCACCTTATCTCCTAAGCAGAGAACTTTAGGTGCTATAAAGCCCCATGAAGGGATAATTCAAATGTGTCATGAATAAAGAATTCTTACTAGCTTCTCAGTGGATCAGTATCCACTGAGAATCCACTGAGTATCCAGTCCCAGAATTTGACAAGCCAGGAATAATTCAAGTGTCTTTCAAGGTTTTTTCTTCCAGCATACCAGATGAGAACAAAAAATATATTACGTATTTTACAGGAAAGATTGCACAGTGCAAGCCCACGTATGCGCGCAGATACTTTGCTCATGCGCATCATTGGATCCCACCAGTCTGCACTGATGGGTGATTTAAGAGGCTCCTTGTGGAAGCCAAGTTACCCTGAAGCAGGGGTAACTTATTtctgttaaatataaaatttatataaataagatggaacttagatgagtgaataaatgaatgaacaggctcattcattcaaactctctggcccttagaacaccctgcagatgcaaccagagcacagttccagtcatgttcggccaagtgggccagagactttcaggctggccacaggccggatagaagctcatcgtgggccagatatggcccccgggccggggtttggagatccctgccctAAAGGGTAAATGTGTACATAGGTACCCAATCACTAAGAGACTGCTACATAAACTGCTTATACACCTGAGTGCAAAAAGAAACAACCGCCCCATCTGAATTCCAGCACCATGGACAGAGCTTTCTCTCTCACTTTGAACACCTTGGCTATCAATGGAGGTAGTTCCCATTTAggcagggtgactagatgtcataactgcaaaagaggacaaggtacccccaaaatgtaggacatccaaaaatgtaggacatgacaaaataaaagctaaaaacactcattgacctcatgtggttaatttaaacactgtattacttattattaaatttaaaactatattacatataatttattccaTATATGGCACaagcctaaacaggtctactcagaagtatgtcctattgtgttcaatggggcttactctcaggaaagtgtggttaggattgcagccataatttattaattccaagaaggctctgtgttacctgctcacagggaaaagaagggcATTAAagattttccaggacatgaagctaaaaaggaggacatgtcctggaaaaagaggacatctggtctgtAGTGACATcatggaagatattaccgaggagatagggtgtggtgtccacagtgccccttgctctaagtaaatgcagggttaaagcccaggtggtggctggaggtgtgctgcacagctgcagccactagaggctaaagtgaacctgccAGCATATAAAcaacacctggaggaactagtggtgtgggttgtaggaggagtgaatgtttggaGGACAGGAGCAGACTGTGACCAGGCATatcatttctggactctgatttggtaccttgcattgactaactggcttacctggagtctgaccttggactgtgacccagcatattgactttggactctgatttggcaacttttgttgattggactgggaactgactctggcttttgcttgctgtactggtgagtcaaccaagggaaactaatcagccttcaGCAGgtatgaggcccagtggggaggagctgtgacaagacatgGTCACCTTGCATTTAGGTGCCTCTATTATGGAATGCTAGCCTCAGGAAGCCTCACAACATTGCTGACTGATGTAAAGACCTTAACATTTGTTGCAACCTTCTAGATGTTTAGACTGACCAGTTGCTGGCTTTCAACTTGCTTTCTATGCAGAGGCTCTGCTTGCTGCTTTTTGAAATGGCCATTGTTTTGCTGTCCTTGAAatcttttggtttttgttttttaaaatccttgtCAAACATTTGAAAGCCTTTGGACTAACCACACAAAATAAGCAAAATAAttagaactcgtgcaaggaaagcgccctacaggtagaccacagctgcgatacaaggacatctgcaagagggatctgaaggccttagggatggacctcaacaagtgggaaaccctggcctctgagcggcccgcttggaggcaggctgtgcagcatggcctttcccagtttgaagagacactttgccaacagtctgaggctaagaggcaaagaaggaaggcccatagccagggagacagaccagggacagactgcacttgctcccggtgtggaagggattgtcactcccaaatcagccttttcagccacactagacgctgttccagaaccacctttcagagcatgataccatagtctttcgagactgaaggttgccaatactattgtACAGAGAATACTATTGTATCTCTGTTTCTGTATTGGCAATACTATTGGAGCTTTCTTAAAGGCTTGGGCATCCTGCACCTAAGCCAGGTCAGCACTGGTAGCCCAAGTGCTGCCCTGGCAATTGCCACCGTgtgagtgccataaggcattttgcTGCCAGCAGGGATCACACTGAGCCAGTGAAAAGGCCAGCACCAGGCAACCCAGGGCCTCTTCCCCAGTAGGGTGCTGCAAACAAGAACCCGGCAGTAGGTATCTCCATCAGGTGGCAAGGAGGATTCTCAGGGTGGGGAGAATGTGGGGAGGGGCCCCACAGAATGTGGGGAGGAGTGGAGGAAAGATCGGGTCTGTAAGGGGgcagaggaggtggcagagcCAAGTCACCTGACACAAACCTcctgttttgcaccagatatTTTTGGCTATTTTTCAGGGTTGGGAATGACTGTGGCAAATTTGCCACTAGTGTCCCATTGTGGTCCTAGGAACCCTGGTGAGTGGCAGCCACTAGCATTTTCCACCAGCAGACCACAGAGCAAGGTTTTACTgacagtgatttttaaaaaaatgcatgtaaCATGCACATATAAGGGGGAAGAAATCATGTGCTGGGATTCTGTATTGAAACTAATGGCACAGCCATATATTTCAGGCATGAAAGttagtgaccttgggccagctgcAGTCTCaggtacctcacagggttgttgtgaggacaaaaggagggaaggaagcctgTCCAGCAcgctgagcttcttggagaaaggacggtagaaaaatggggaaaataaatttttacttGAAACGGCTCAACAACGAAAAGAGGGGTGTTGAACTGCAACTCACGACATTTGCACACCTGCTTTTTAAACTATAGTGGGGAGAACCCTATCACTATTATGCACACATGGTGAAACCCTAAAGAAAGCCATTAGGAGCAGAAGAgagggtgttttgccagattcccggtccaagtttcacttagagaatttatgcccactctaagctaattagctccccttctttccccaacaatgaccctagttctgcactgctggcccccaccaccagggtagctcgcctgttcaacctgccactggcatagctagagggggggtggcgcactaagttttgcagggagccttcctgcagcatgcaagtggctcctccccctccccttgggagccgttggcctcagtttcccccctacccacatggctcccaaggggaggagccacttgcacattgcagggaagctccctgcaaaacttagtgtgccaccccccccagctacaccagtgcaacctgcagaggtcctccttcttcctctctcctgccactacagcagcatcttggtcctcagcaggtcttgggtgtggcagccacacacctatCTCCAAagtccatctgtcctttagtcagctagtccatcagcagttctaatagtccatcagccattagttcctcagtctatTAATCCTGTCTCCCTTTCTcaagctttcttccttctactCCCCAcatccctccccttcctgcaggtgctgttcttatccctgagggccctattgcctttgagtagctgcagttgtgcagcacactcactgcaatctcaGGCCCTGCTgtgaaccccatgcttgcctgccagagcaaggggtccCTGtcgacaccacaccctatctccttgagggatcttgcacagtTCCATTACAGAGGACAGGAGAGAAGAATGACTTCTAAGGAGAAGCCAAGAGGGGGGGAAACATGAGAGCAGGTCGGACATAGCCAGATTTGTTGCCATCATTGGGTTTGTCTGGGGAACCCAAAGACAGAAAGGGAACACTTTGGGgtacagggaaggaaggaagaaggaagaatttgtggggaagaaaggggcagggtgcAGCAGATCAGGCTTCAGCTGGCAATGGTTGCCTGAATTGAGGGCTATAGACAAGAGTGAGCCCAGGAACAGGTCATAGAACACTTCACCCACTCACAGAGGGGGAGTTAATCACTATTAGCCAGTGCCACAGAGGCCAAACTCTTTTAACccatgtcacagaggcctccaaagAAGATCCACCTTGAAGGACCCAATGGATCAGTCGGGGGGTGGTGGTTTTAGGAAAACTTTGCTTCTTTGGAGGCCCCCATTTTGGCCAGAAAAATGAGTTACAGGGCTCCTTACTGGAATTTGTTAGTTAAGTTATTAACTAACAAATACAAATATATTTGCATGACAtcacccactctgctgctggcttcGGAAATGCTGGAAGTATAATTGGAAGGCTGGAGGACACGGTATTTGTAATTGGCAGGATAATGCTTATTTCTGTGCTCTGGTGAAAACCTGCCTGGGAACAATgagtgggtgaccttgggccagtcactctcactcATCCttgccctacctcacagggttgttgtgagggcaaaaggagggaaggaactgtgtgaGGGActgtctaaaaatgtgaaaaataactaaataataaCCTGACTTCAAGCACCTTCCTAATGCTTTTCATGAAAACTGATAACTTCGTAGGCTAGAAGAATCAGTTGACTACATTCTGGTGCCTGAAGGAGAAAGTCACAAGGATGCCCCCCTGAAATATGATAATAATAACCTAATGACTTAATTTCCTGCCCTTTAAGAATCCCACCACCCTCTGCTTGTTGAAGGGCAAAGCAAAGGAACACATTTCAATCCTCAAGTTTCTAATGCTAAGGCTCCCTCTTGTGGTCAAAGGTTGCTATGTGCTCTCTTCACCCTTCATAAAGTCAAAAACATGGGGAAAGATCAGGCAGGAAATTCTGAGAAGAGCAGGCCAAAAGGCATGCTGTTGTAATGATTCTGGCTGCAGACCCATTGCCGTTGTCATATCTTGCTGTGACTTCCAGTTGCCTGGGGATCTTCTCCTTCGGTGCCCCACTGGGAAACCCAAACTGTCATTTTAATAATTCCCCTTGCAACCTACCTCTTGCCTGGTGGCTTCTCATGCTCTCTTGGGTCCTGGCAGATCCAGAACTTCCAaacccattaagccatttcttaagcccaacgttgcatataggcaacagggaccaaatgtgtacacctgcgggccaggcagaaatgggttttaagatCCTTGCATTTTTTAGAGTAAATTATATGTCCTGGGGAAGGTGTTCTGCTAAGCAGAGCAAGCATTTAGGTGGCAGAAAGAGGCTGCTTTCCCTTCACAATCCATTGTAGCTGGTAGGTGCTAACTCAGGCTTTGCTATTTTAAGATAACGCAACTGGCTCCAGGGAGTATGCTTTCTGCAAACCATTTCAGAACTCCCTCCCTCTACTACTCTGTGGAAAATACACTGAGATGgtgtctgtttttatttttaactttgagTTTTGCATCTTTACTCCGACAGTGGAAGTTgggctttaaaaacaaagaaaagcgtGACTATAGCGTGAGTATTCTGAGAGTAAAGTGTGATTAAATAACAGCTTCAGCAGGAATTTCCAAGCAGTTCCTGTGCAATTTATTTCACGGATCAACTGTAAATTTGGTTTGGatgtgctgcctttctccccctggTCATTTTCATCTTAAGCCAGCCCCAAAGTCTCATCTAGTCTCATCTAAGCCTCCTGAAAGCTTGCTGTCTTTTAATGTATGGGggttctgtgcttttaacagcctcACGACAAGGAGAAACCTAACAGGTGCAGCTCTTCTCAGCATGGAGAGACTCAGGTGTATCTAGAAATGGGAACACTGAAGGACATTCATATTAGAAGAGCATACAtttgaggctctctctctctctctccctctccctctcctgtcCACCTTCCTACTTCTTCTACTGGTCCTCTCTCTTTTGAGCCTGTCACTAGATGGAtgagtatgggcccaatcctccccaactttccagcacagatgtagctgtgccaacagggcgtgaGCTTCATTCTGCTGAGGAAGGACAGGTGCttaggcctcttcaaggtaagggaatgtttgctcgcttaccatggggctgcattctggctgcatcagcactggaaagttggacaggattgcaccctaagtggataagggcgcaatcctaaccccttatgtcagtgctttccagcattgacataagggcagtgcagctctgaggaaaggaaacaaaccttcccttactctgaggaggcctccatgagtgacacccaactgcaggatgcagcacctgtgccattggcaccgctatgccagtgctggaaagcaatgacataaggggttaggattgtgcccaaagtagaTGAAAGTGCACCATTCTTTCATGCCCATTTTCCCACTATTAATCTGATATTTATCTCCTCTTCGACCATTTCGTCCTTCTTTCCATCCAAACCCCTTTTCCCATCTAGGTCCACCCACTTAAACCTTACTCCAGGGATGGACAGTGGCACAGGCAGAGCCATACTGGTAGATTCACCACCCCCAAAGTCGGAGGGTGAGAGAAACAGTTCCGAAGTGACAGAGTTCATCCTGATGGGGCTGTCTCATGAATGGGGAGTTCAGCTTTTCCTCTTTGCCCTTTTCCTGCTCTTCTACTTGATCGTTCTTCCAAGCAACGTGCTGATCATTATCACCATCAGGAGTGACCCCCACCTCAACTCACCCATGTATTTCCTGTTGGCCAACCTGGCATTCTTGGACATCTGGTACTCCTCCATCACTGCCCCCAAGATGCTAATCGACTTCTTGTCTGAGCACAAGATCATATCCTTTGGAGGCTGCATCGCTCAGCTCTTCTTCCTCCATTTTGTGGGCGCCTCCGAGATGTTCCTGCTCACCGTCATGGCCTACGACTGCTATGTTGCCATCTGCCATCCCTTACACTACACCACTATGATGAGCCGGCGACTGTGTATCATACTGGTGCtcatctcctgggctggtggcttTGTCCATTCCTTCATCCAAGTCGTGCTGATTGTCCGTCTCCCTTTCTGCGGCCCCAATGAACTGGACAACTACTTCTGCGACATCACCCAGGTGCTGAGGATCACCTGCGCGAATACTTTTGCTGAGGAGATGGTGATGATTTTCAGCAGTGGACTCATCTCTGTTGTCTGCTTCGTGGCCCTCTTGGTTTCCTATGCCTTCCTGCTCACCGTGTTGAAGACGAACACCGGTGAGTCGGCCAGCAAGGCCCTTTCCACCTGCTATTCCCACATCGTTATCGTCATTTTCATGTTTGGCCCTGCGATTTACATCTATGCCCGACCCTTTGACGAGTATGCCCCTGACAAGGTGGTCTCTGTCTTCCATACCATCATCTTCCCACTCCTGAACCCCATCATTTATACCCTCAGAAACAAGGAGATCACAACTGCAATGAAGAAGGTGGTCCTCAGATACCTTCTCTGCAGGAAGTGAAGACAGCAGAAAGCAGATGTCCCAGGTTTTCCCTTATGGCTGAGTAAGGGAATCCCTAACAGCCATTTTGGGTTCATCCTCATAACCAAGGGTGAGCAAACGCAATCTATTTTAATAGGGAAATGTCACCAGGAATTCCAGTGATTACTTGTACTTAATATTGATCTTCCTCTCCCCTACAAACACAGCTGCTCTCTTACACACATGCACGTATTATATAATTGAGATACAAGCACAGAAAAATATGTCCCATTTTCAGTTCTTAAATTATCAATGATTATATCCTGGCATCCTCTGCTGGGTACCCATGTCTAAGAattagagaaaaaaaacaactagcaaTGATGTTTTCACCTTAAAACTGATATAACCTGGTTAATTTCAAGGAAAATCAACTATGTTTTGTCCAAGAAAGTTTAGTGGCATCCCACataaaatgttccctgacctagAGGTTTCTTATTaacaaatatttgtatttatagaGTATATTTTAGTAAGTAAATATTAAAGTGTACATATTCAGGGTCAAAATGCACTTTGAaagtgtgttttcctttttaaaaaagaatgggggggg is a window of Tiliqua scincoides isolate rTilSci1 chromosome 5, rTilSci1.hap2, whole genome shotgun sequence DNA encoding:
- the LOC136651844 gene encoding olfactory receptor 4M1-like isoform X1, encoding MEVRNSSEVTEFILMGLSHEWGVQLFLFALFLLFYLIVLPSNVLIIITIRSDPHLNSPMYFLLANLAFLDIWYSSITAPKMLIDFLSEHKIISFGGCIAQLFFLHFVGASEMFLLTVMAYDCYVAICHPLHYTTMMSRRLCIILVLISWAGGFVHSFIQVVLIVRLPFCGPNELDNYFCDITQVLRITCANTFAEEMVMIFSSGLISVVCFVALLVSYAFLLTVLKTNTGESASKALSTCYSHIVIVIFMFGPAIYIYARPFDEYAPDKVVSVFHTIIFPLLNPIIYTLRNKEITTAMKKVVLRYLLCRK
- the LOC136651844 gene encoding olfactory receptor 4M1-like isoform X2, giving the protein MQPENSSEVTEFILMGLSHEWGVQLFLFALFLLFYLIVLPSNVLIIITIRSDPHLNSPMYFLLANLAFLDIWYSSITAPKMLIDFLSEHKIISFGGCIAQLFFLHFVGASEMFLLTVMAYDCYVAICHPLHYTTMMSRRLCIILVLISWAGGFVHSFIQVVLIVRLPFCGPNELDNYFCDITQVLRITCANTFAEEMVMIFSSGLISVVCFVALLVSYAFLLTVLKTNTGESASKALSTCYSHIVIVIFMFGPAIYIYARPFDEYAPDKVVSVFHTIIFPLLNPIIYTLRNKEITTAMKKVVLRYLLCRK
- the LOC136651896 gene encoding olfactory receptor 4D5-like; translation: MDRENHTTVAEFIFLGLAKEPEVKLLLFAVFLAVYSATVLGNLFIVALVTREPVLHTPMYFLLGNLSFLDFCYSTITAPKMLIGFLARVNTITYGGCLSQIFFFHLIGGIKIFLLTIMAYDRYVAIFHPLRYVVIMSRAVCGGLLSASWIGGFIHSIVQVSIIMRLPFCGPNKLDNFYCDVPQVVKLACTNTFVVELLMVSNSGLVTLLCFVVLFVSYSILLAKLRAGSGVGQSKALCTCISHITVVTLIFGPCIYIYMHPFHSFPTDKAVSVLYTVITPILNPFIYTLRNKDFHTALEKFKRRKVKLTP